The following nucleotide sequence is from Prosthecobacter sp..
GCGGCATCGGGCAGGGCACAGCCAGCGATCAATAGCAGCGTCAGCAATCCACCCACTGCTCGGCAATGAGTTGAGAGGTCACGATTTCGTAGAGCCATCATAGAAGCACGAGCGTATCAGACACAAAACAAGCTCCAAGAAACTCTTTATAGCTTCTGGCAGGTTTATTTCCGCTTCGATTTACTCGCTATAAAAATTCAGCACTACTATTGCAGGGCGCTGAATATTTAAGCTTCACCCCCTCCTTCAGCCTCACTTCGGCTGGTGCATCGCAATGCAATGGAAGGCACCACCTTCGGTGACAAGATCCTTCGCCATCATGGAGATGATTTCACGACCGGGGAAGCACTCGGAAATCTTGTCCTCGGCCATGGCGTCCTTCTTTTTGTGACCGAACAGCGGCATGAGCACGGCGTTGTTCAGGATCAGGAAGTTCGCGTAGCTCGCAGGCAGGCGGCTGAGACGCCAGTCCTTCATCTCGATGGCCTGGGGCATCTCGATTTCAATGATTTCGAGCTTGCCGCCATCGGGAGCTTTCACGTCGTTGAGTCGCTCGCGAATGTCTTTGAGAACCTTGTGATTGGGGTCGGTTTCACGCGGCTCGACCATGCAGATGACGGCGTCGTCGCGGATGAAGCGCACCACGTCGTCGATGTGGCCGTCGGTGTCATCGCCTTCGATGCCTTTCTTGAACCACACGATGTCCTTCACGCCGAGCATGGCTTTCAATTCCTTCTCGACCTCGGCCTTGTTGCCCGGCTTGCCACCGTGGCGGTTGGGATTGAGCAACACAGCCTCGGTGGTGAGCAGTGTACCTTTGCCATTCGTCTCGATGGCGCCGCCTTCGAGGATCATCTTTGAGGTGAAGCGCTCCATCTTCAGTGCGGCCGCAGCCTTCTCAGGAATGGCGTTGTCGAGATCCCACGGCGGAAACTTGCCGCCCCAGCCGTTGAATTCCCAGTCGGTGATCGCGACCTTGCCGGTCTCGTTGTGCTTGATGAAGATCGGCCCGTGGTCACGGCACCACACGTCGTTCGTGTTGTTTTCATAGATGTCCACCTGGCTCAGATCGCCTTCGTTGTCGGCGATGCTCAGGCGGATGTTCATGTGGCTGAGCATCGGCGCATTGATGCGCACGCGCTCGTAGCGGGAAATGGTGCTGGCGATCTCACCAAACTTGTCCTGCAGCTTGTGGTAGGTCTTCGGGCAGCTTTCTTTGTTGGAGGGCCAGGAAAGCCAGATTGCCTCCTGCGGTTCAAATTCGGCAGGCAGGCGGTAGTTCTGAGGGTAGGAAGCTTTACTCATCAAGGTAGCGTTTGGTCAGGGGAGCGTAGGTGTCAATGCGGCGATCACGGAAAAACGGCCAGATGCGGCGGAAATCCTCCACCGCTGAAAGGTCACACGGCACGATCAAAATCTCTTCATCGCTCACGGAGGCCTTTGCAACGACTTCTCCATAAGGATTTGCCACGAAACTCTGGCCCCAGAATTCGCTCTGCTGCTCGGTGCCCACGCGGTTGACCGCCGCCACGAAACAGCCGTTGGCCACTGCATGGCCACGTTGCACGGTCTCCCAGGCGCAGTGCTGGGCGGCTCCGAGGGCGGCTTTTTCGCTCGGCAGCCAGCCGATGGCCGTGGGGTAGAACAAAATCTCCGCGCCAGCCAGTGCCGTAAGCCGTGCGGCCTCCGGATACCACTGGTCCCAGCAGATCAGCACACCAATGCGACCAAACTTGGTGTCCCACACGCGATAGCCAAGGTCTCCCGGCGTGAAATAAAACTTCTCCTCGAACCCCGGGTCCTGCGGGATGTGCATCTTGCGGTACTTGCCCAACACCGTGCCATCCGCGTCGATCACCGCTGCTGTGTTGTGATACAAACCCGGTCCACGCTTTTCAAACAACGGCACGATGATCACCACGCCCAGTTCCTTCGCCAGCGGGGCCAAAGCCTCCGTCGTGGGGCCCGGAACGGCCTCGGCGAGGTTAAACAGCTCCGTGTCCTGCGTGATGCAGAAGTACGGCGTGTTGAACAGCTCCTGCAGGCACACGATCTGCGCACCGCGAGACGCCGCCTCACGGATGAGGCGCACATGCTCGCGCAGGCTTTCGTCTTTGCTGGAAAAGGCCCGGCTTTGCACCAGACCGAGGATGACCTTCGACATAGGGCGCGAAGTGTTGAGCGCGTGGCGGGGTAATGCAAGGAAAGCTATGCACACAAACCAAGGCATGGCAGCACCGGCTTGCACGCGTGCGGACTGCTGCTACCCTCGACTCATGAGCACCGCCGTCGATGCGATCTATGAAAAGGGGCTGTTGCAGCTCCTGGCTCCTCTGCCATTACCGGAACACAGTCGAGTTCGTGTCGCTGTAGAACTCATCAGTGACGACCCGGAGCGTTCCGAGTGGCTCTCCCAGTCGCAACGTCAGCTCGAAACGGTGTGGGACAACGATGCCGACGACGTTTTCAATGAATTGCTCGCGTCATGATGTCGTCCTGCTGCCGATCCCGTTCACGGATTTGAGCAGCCAGAAAGTCCGCCCAGCGGTGGTCCTCGGTCACGGCTCGTTTCCTGGCGACCTCTTTGTGGTTCCGATCACTTCACAGCTCGCGAACACGGATTTCCCGCTGAACGCATGGCAGGCCGCCAGACTCAATGTGCCTTGCGGCATCAAATCGCAGATCTGCACCATTGAAGACCGGCTGGTGCGCAAAGTCGTTGGTCGATTGCACCCGACCGATGTGGCAACGCTTCAAACACATTTGCGCAACTGGCTGGGGCTTTGAAAGCCCACACGCCGCAAAAAAAGCCCGGTAGCTCTCGCCACCGGGCTTGGAGGATTCAAAAGCGGCTTACTCGCGGTCCACCGAGAACTTGCCCGCGCCGGTGAACAGCAGCGTCACATAGGCGATGAGGTACACCATCGCCAGCTCGCCAGAATTCGCGCCGACCAAGGCGGACTTATGGACAAAGAAGAAGGCGGTTCCCATGGTCGCCGCCAGCATCAGGGCCGCGAAACGAGTGAACAGGCCGGCGATCAGCAGCG
It contains:
- a CDS encoding agmatine deiminase family protein, translating into MSKASYPQNYRLPAEFEPQEAIWLSWPSNKESCPKTYHKLQDKFGEIASTISRYERVRINAPMLSHMNIRLSIADNEGDLSQVDIYENNTNDVWCRDHGPIFIKHNETGKVAITDWEFNGWGGKFPPWDLDNAIPEKAAAALKMERFTSKMILEGGAIETNGKGTLLTTEAVLLNPNRHGGKPGNKAEVEKELKAMLGVKDIVWFKKGIEGDDTDGHIDDVVRFIRDDAVICMVEPRETDPNHKVLKDIRERLNDVKAPDGGKLEIIEIEMPQAIEMKDWRLSRLPASYANFLILNNAVLMPLFGHKKKDAMAEDKISECFPGREIISMMAKDLVTEGGAFHCIAMHQPK
- a CDS encoding antitoxin AF2212-like protein, translated to MSTAVDAIYEKGLLQLLAPLPLPEHSRVRVAVELISDDPERSEWLSQSQRQLETVWDNDADDVFNELLAS
- a CDS encoding carbon-nitrogen hydrolase, whose translation is MSKVILGLVQSRAFSSKDESLREHVRLIREAASRGAQIVCLQELFNTPYFCITQDTELFNLAEAVPGPTTEALAPLAKELGVVIIVPLFEKRGPGLYHNTAAVIDADGTVLGKYRKMHIPQDPGFEEKFYFTPGDLGYRVWDTKFGRIGVLICWDQWYPEAARLTALAGAEILFYPTAIGWLPSEKAALGAAQHCAWETVQRGHAVANGCFVAAVNRVGTEQQSEFWGQSFVANPYGEVVAKASVSDEEILIVPCDLSAVEDFRRIWPFFRDRRIDTYAPLTKRYLDE
- a CDS encoding type II toxin-antitoxin system PemK/MazF family toxin: MNCSRHDVVLLPIPFTDLSSQKVRPAVVLGHGSFPGDLFVVPITSQLANTDFPLNAWQAARLNVPCGIKSQICTIEDRLVRKVVGRLHPTDVATLQTHLRNWLGL